Part of the Zingiber officinale cultivar Zhangliang chromosome 8A, Zo_v1.1, whole genome shotgun sequence genome, TTTGTTGTATAAGTtgtaaattaaaaaacaaaaaagtaTAAATTGTTTATCTGAATAATAGAGAACAgattaatataaatttttaaaaaccatCATACGAATTATAAATtacaattattaaaaatataatttaaaaaataaaaaaatatatataaaatagtgaTGTAATAACTCTGGTTGAAATTGTTACAGTCATTTTAGGCTCAATTTTAAAACTAGATATATAGATGCACTCTAGTGGATCATTAGAGTTCTTTTATGTTTCTATTTGTGACAACACAACTCAAAAAAAGTCATATATTAGTTTTGGCCAAAGTGATTTATATAGAAGACCATCTGAATTCATCAATGCTTTCAGAGTGAACAAACAACATAAAAATGACCCTATAGCACTTTTAGTCCAAAATTATTATATGCTATTTTctgcttaaattttaaatttgaatatacAGATTCACGTGGTAATTTGGTTCAAAACTTCAGACCAAAACCTCCAAAcaataattttctatttaaaatttgAACCTGAATCTATAGATGCACTCTAAATGGCCATTAGAACCCACCATGCTTTCAAAGTAACTAAACAACTAAAAAATGATATGTAGCAATTTTTATCTAAACctgataaaattttaaatctgaATATATAGATGCAATTTAAAAGGTTATTATAGTCCATTTATGACTTGAAATTaaccaaataattttaaaattaccatATACTACTTTTGGTCAAACTGTGACACATTCATTTCTTAATCAAATTGTGAATCTGAATATATAAATGCACTATAGCAGGGCATTAAAGTTCAACTATGCTTTTAAAGTACCAAATGACTTAAAAATAAACAAGTAGTAATTTTAACCATCTAAATCACAGTTCTGACTAAAACTATTCACCAAATTTGTTACATAAACAAAACTGCTTCTTAAGTTTAAGAGTTTTGTCCGGGAAATACTATTGTATCTGTGCAATAGTTTTGGACATCTAGGATTTTTAACGAGTCAAACCTACTAGCTCTGTGTCTAAGTACATCTGTGTAATCATTTTGACTAGTTAAAAGTGTTACACAGATGGTTATCCCTGCTATATGATCATTTTTGAGTCGTTTGTTTACTTTGAAAGCATAGATGAACTCTAATGGCCGCTTAAAAGGCATATCTATCTatgattcaaattttaaattgaaataaaCATGTACGTTTTGGTCAAATCTCCTGCATGGTGATTAAGTCATTTAATCACTTTGACCACATAAATGAACTTCATGACCTCCAAGAGTACATTTAcatattgaatttcaaaatttgaacagAACATGACCATGTAGTTTTGGCATTGCTACTTTCtatagtttttaaatttattttttaaaaaacctactttttaaatatttttgtcaATTAATAATTCAtataatagttttttaaaaaatcatatatatatatgccaCATGAGTTTGTTTAGGCCACATGTCACAGCGATTAAATGGTCAATGTAGTTTTTTAAGAGGCATTAAAGGTGCATCGGATCTGGTATAGCATCTTAAGGCACATTTTGATGATAAACTAAAAAGGAGTGCCCCCTTGATATTTTATAAAAAGGCACTATTTTGATCTTTGCCCAATAAAATTATATGATATATCATAAGTATAAtatatgaatttaaaaaaattgtatttttataagtaaaaaaaatcacaaTCCTATGCTTAGATCATCAAATTTAGGATCTTGATTTTGATAACCTCCGtcagtgtaaaaaaaaaaatctttattcaCAAGATATTAGTTTATAGATATTTAGAATCCTAACCATAAAAAacaatatttttttcttcaatGGATTACACGTTGCTACAGCATTAATTTTTTacatatagaaattttttttttcttgtataaCTATGCTACATGAGATCGGATGAACAATTTCATATTGGTTGCCCAAGAGTACAATGAGTGGCATAGTTTATCATGTTCAAGAAGACCAATGAAGAATAGAAGCTCATTGTGAATCATTTAATTGGAGCAAACTGACTTGACATGTGCAAACTTCGAAGGCCATTCTAGGTAGATAATTTGATTCAACCTCAACCATGTGAATCAACAAGAATAAAATATGAATGATGAGATGACACTTCAATTTTCACTGATTTAATGTACAAGTGATATGCCAAAATTGAGAATCAATCATGTGCCTCAGTTATAGTCGTTTTGTTTGatacaaaaagcttaaccaataTACACAATTTGATGGCATAATTCTTAGAATAAGATAACTCCTACTCAGAGCAATCAAACAATGTATAGAATTCAGTATTAAGATGGTTTCATATATTCCAATAATGTGAAATATAAATAAAGTGATGACACTTTAATCTTTACTGATTTAAGTGATATGTCACAATTAAGAACCCATGAAGTGCCACAGTTATGGGTTTTTGTTTGATACAAAAAATTCACCAATAGACACGCAATTAGTTGTCATAATTCTTCAAATATGAAACGAGACATCTCCTTATATTCCCACTTGGAGCAATCTCGAAAATAATGTATTTGGTTTTAAAGGATTTATGGTCTTTTTTCTTTTGAACTAAAGGAACAGGTCCAACAAATTGAGTATAAATTTTAGAATTCAACAAACATAGTCATTACAATAGTTTCATATATTTCAATTGTGCTTggccataaaaaaaaattatacaaaatctTTAGTTTCATCACAATCATTCAGATAAAGGGTCAACAGTTTTCATTCAAAAAATTACTAAATTGATGTAAATGATTGTTACTAAATGTAGACACAGAAACTGATAGAATTCTATAGGACAAAAAAAAGAAGTTAATAAAATGAAAGGTCTTACTTCTTGAAGAAGCTCCCCATCCACTGAGCTAAATATCCTAATAAGAGTGCCCTTGGAACTTGCAGTTGCAATCAATCGCCCATCCTGTGACAGTGCCAAACAAGCAATCCTTGAATCGTGTGCCATAATGAACTTAGTCTGCCTCGCCCCATATTGTTCAATCCTGACCTGCCCCTTCTGACCACCAGGACAGACCAGCACCAGCGATCCCTGATGCTGTGAAACGGCGCATAGACCCTTGGGATTTGGCACTGTCTCAATCTGATGCACCAACTTAAGGTCAGTAAAATTGTAGACGAATATGTTTTGGTCGAGCACGACGACGATCCTGTCCCTCCGTAGCCGGACAGAGAGGACCTCCGACCGAAAGGAGAGCTCCCCAATGCACTGGCTCTGGTGATCATCCCAGATCATCACCTTATTGGGCGGGAAGCACGGATTCGGCCCGCCGCCAACGAGAGCCAGAATGTTGCATCGGAACAGCATCTCAACTACGCCGATACCCCCTCCATCAAAATCTCGGCGGAATATCTCACGAAACGGATCGCAGTTGTAGATTCGGAATCCCCTATTGGTGCCGGCGGTAAAGCAGCCGTGGTCCTGGTTGAAAGATAGGTGTAGCAGCGACAGCGGCActgcgtcgtcgtcgtcgtcgtatGTAACTACCCTAGGCGGGGAGGAGGACGGGACAGCGAGGACCGGAGGCGGCGAAGGAAGCGAAGTGGCTGCGGCAGCGGAGTCGAGGATCGAACGCAAGGCAGCAGGGGAGGGCAAACCCTCGTAGGATTCAGACTCCTGCAGGGAATTGGCGATTTCGACATGCTCTTCTCCgggatcgatcgattggggtggcgaCGGGTGAGGATCCACGATAGGAGGCGAGGCAAGCAGAGACGAAGAATCGGCAGCGCGGTCGGAACTCGACCGTAGCAGAGGATGGGAAACAGAAGAGGGGGACGGGGAGGGGgacgaaggagaagagagaggcgGATTGGAGAATGCAGCCATGGACAGGGGAAGACTAGAAGAGGGAGGATTTTACGGGATTGAAAGGTAAAAGGGGTCTCGTGCTATTTTGGACCTCCCTCCCTAGTTCACTTGTTTCGCGAGATTGTCGGGCTGGCGGGGACGAGTAGTTTGTTTGCAGTGGGCACAGTAAGCGTACAGTAGGTTGTTTATAGTGGACAGGTTCGTTATTTATGCATTTACCATACGTGCTATTGATGAGTCTTTTTTTCATCGACGTAGGGTCGTGTGGGGGCTGTGGCGGTTATGTTAgtgtaatttttgaattaaaattgataagcTTAATTAAGTTCAGATTAGTTTAAACTtagaattttgatatttgaataATATATACATGTGAATGGAAAGTCAAGTGAATAAAGGTTGATCGAACATTTCACTCATAAAATCTGAACTGAAAGTTAAATAAATGAGAAATCATAACTGAAGATTAGATAAACAGAAATCCTAGTGGGACTAAATAAATCTAGTTGGCAACTAGGTTAAATCCTAGATGAGTTAGCTGGGAGTTGAAGATTAGACAAATCTAGTTGGGAAGGTTAAGTGTAAGGTTAGTTAGCTGGGAGCTAAACACTTGGAATGAGAGAAGTTATAATTGAGAACTAGGTAAGGAAAAATCTAAGTTGGCCAAGTATTGATCGGACACTTAATAAAGAAGTAATAACAGATCAAGGTTGATTGTATGCTAGGCAACAGAAAGTCCCAACAAATCATGGAGGACTTCGGGTTGGGCAAAGGAACCCTAAATCCAAGTTTAGGGGATTAGGGCAGGGCAATCGATTGGTGCAAAACCAATCGATTAAGTAATCGATTGAGAGATATTCTTGTGAAACAGAGGGGCTCTAgatcgattaggtaatcaatCTAACTTGAagccaatcgattgggtaatcgattaggaAGTTCCTTCTTCATGAATAGAAGCACTcttgatcgatcagttgatcaattaagAAGTTGCTTAATCGATTACGGTTATGGCATAATCAATTGGGAGATTTCACGAATGACCAGTAGACTTCTAAATCAATTAGTCAATCAATTAGAATGTGTTTAATTGATTGGTATGACTCACTAATCAAGCTGAGATTTGAAAAAGAATCGTTCTGCAGGTATTCCAATGGTCgactgacgtgacaatcgattaggcAAAAGCTGAATCGATTGGCAACGTCGAGTAAACCCtagaaaaggtttttttttttttttgcagcctatggcctgtgtacctgcatgaacatccctccatatccgtggggccggcactaggggggccgctaaggtagcggatctacctttttagaaAAGGGTTTTTGCAAAGGTTTGAAGGCACGTCTCGAAATCACCGTTCGAGCCGGTTCTTATGGGTTTGGAAGAGAAATATTGTTGTATTTTCCAAGCATCAAGAGATTATTccaagcaagaaaagagaagtacaTAAAGGTTCATTATTGtacgtttttaattttttaagtaacCTATGTTtcatttcttgttgtatttcttgtattcgagtttgtacaaggtttctctatCTCCAAGAAGGAGATTTCATAATGCATCTGTGAGTGAGAAgagtggatccttagattagtcaccttaagGAGGTAGAGAGCAAGTAAAATCCAACGAGTTAGCATTGTGTTTCAAGTTTCCGCCGTAATAAATCATCAACGAATGACCAGTAGACTTCTAAATCAATTAGTCAATCAATTAGAATGTGCTTAATTGATTGGTATGACTCACTAATCGAGCTGAGATTTGAAAAAGAATCGTTCTGCAGGTATTCCAATGGTCgactgacgtgacaatcgattaggcAAAAGCTGAATCGATTGGCAACGTCGAGTGAACCCtagaaaaggttttttttttttttttgcagcctatggcctgtgtacctgcatgaacctccctccatatccgtggggcctgCACTAggagggccgctaaggtagcggatctacctttttagaaAAGGGTTTTTGCAAAGGTTTGAAGGCACGTCTCGAAATCACCGTTCGAGCCGGTTTTTATGGGTTTGGAAGAGAAATATTGTTGTATTTTCCAAGCATCAAGAGATTATTccaagcaagaaaagagaagtacaTAAAGGTTCATTATTGtacgtttttaattttttaagtaacCTAGGTTtcatttcttgttgtatttcttgtattcgagtttgtacaaggtttctctatCTCCAAGAAGGAGATTTCATAATGCATCTGTGAGTGAGAAgagtggatccttagattaatcACCTTAAGGAGGTGGAGAGCAAGTAAAATCCAACGAGTTAGCATTGTGTTTCACGTTTCCGCCGTAATAAATCATCAACGAATTGAAACAGAAGCCAAGACCAAGAATGACACTACACAGGAGGAgatgagaaaataaaaaagaatactcCGTCTACCATCATTAAAGATGAAGAAGCCAAGACCAAGAAGAACACTCCATTTATCATTAATGCACAGAAGTTAAGACAAAGAAGCCTTCCTCtggcaattaatatcattaaataagggaAGATGAAtgatcacaaagaaaggtataaaaaggTACGCCAGGTATGATGAAAGGCAAGATTGATCTATTTCTCAAATACTCATTTTCTTTTCCtgattctaacttgagcgtcggagggccaacgctaaAGACCCCTTCAttggtttggttttgttttgtaggATTGAGGTCTTCATCCCATCAGTAGTCACCCCATCCTCTGCTTTCTAGCTTCCTtcattcggacatgatcaatttggcgccgtctgtgggagcgTCGCCTATATCCGAATAAGAAAATGGAAGACGTTGGATGACTCACAACAGTGACGCTGATGGAAGAGGATCTCGATGCACTAATACAAGCTCGAGTAACGAAGACATTGGAGCAACAACAATAGGTGTTGGCCGATTGGCCAACGCATGAGCCTGCTGCCTTTGcaacaggtcgacaggctgaaagagaaagggaagaTCGAGCGGATCAACTTTCCGCTCGGGAGCCAAATAGGAGACCGATCGACTCCTATGGGGACGCCCGTAATGCGTCAATCCCCTTCAACTAATCGCTATTATGGGCTCCCTTAGAAGAAAGAGGCCGAGCGGATAGAGACCGGGGATTTTCTTCGGATGAGGCTCCCGTGCGGGATGTACGAAAGGGAAAAGCGCCGAGGGAAGACGActcgcccgagcgggtcaatcaacAATCTTTGGAGGGAATCCTGAATGATTCTCTACCGAAGCATTACACCCCGCTGATGATCGGGGAGTACAATGGAGCAACCGATCCTGACGACCATTTGGCCAAGTTTGACAATGCGACCATCTTTCACTAGTATATAGACGGGGTGTAATGCCAAGTCTTCCTTACCACTTTATTTGGATCGACACAAcgatggtgttggttgctactcggaaaacctagaggttccattgtacaaaaattttgtacaaaggtctgaaccttttcctagctaccatgtgttcttttaaattaaattttggatcgcctgcggaacttaacacgtttgatccaaaacttaatctatttgttcttttaggtttagacttggatctcctgcggaacttaacacgtttgatccaaatcacctaagttattaattccattaaatattaatttccataattggttcccagtactgacgtggcgacgcacatggccttcttggatatgggaacaaccaccaccgactagacaaaaccttttaaggaaaactaatatttaatttcctaaaataactttaggttaaccgaaaggaacaatcaaatcacaaggaaaagaagaaaacataagaacactacatcgaaaataaattcgaaatactagaatcgtaagcctcttgtatttggt contains:
- the LOC122008601 gene encoding autophagy-related protein 18a-like, with product MAAFSNPPLSSPSSPSPSPSSVSHPLLRSSSDRAADSSSLLASPPIVDPHPSPPQSIDPGEEHVEIANSLQESESYEGLPSPAALRSILDSAAAATSLPSPPPVLAVPSSSPPRVVTYDDDDDAVPLSLLHLSFNQDHGCFTAGTNRGFRIYNCDPFREIFRRDFDGGGIGVVEMLFRCNILALVGGGPNPCFPPNKVMIWDDHQSQCIGELSFRSEVLSVRLRRDRIVVVLDQNIFVYNFTDLKLVHQIETVPNPKGLCAVSQHQGSLVLVCPGGQKGQVRIEQYGARQTKFIMAHDSRIACLALSQDGRLIATASSKGTLIRIFSSVDGELLQEVRRGADRAEIYSLAFCSDMHWLAVSSDKGTVHVFSLKINLGLTVNDKPRPAPVPNASISNSHLSFIKGVLPKYFHSEWSVAQFHLQENSQYVTAFGHQKNTVVILGIDGSFFRCQFDPVTGGEMMQLECFNFLNPESL